The Benincasa hispida cultivar B227 chromosome 9, ASM972705v1, whole genome shotgun sequence genome has a segment encoding these proteins:
- the LOC120085555 gene encoding filament-like plant protein 4 isoform X1: protein MQPGMDRRGWPWKKKSSEKTAEKANASESAGSQGDQDGFKKPSYVQISVESYSHLTGLEDQVKTRDQQIQTLEDEIKELNEKLSAAQSEMTTKDNLVKQHAKVAEEAVSGWEKAEAEALALKNHLETVTLSKLTAEDRASHLDGALKECMRQIRNLKEEHEHKLQDVIFTKTKQWDKVKLELESKMADLDQELLRSAAESAALSRSLQERSNMLIKISEEKSQAEAEIELLKGNIESCEREINSLKYELHIVSKELEIRNEEKNMSMRSAEAVNKQHLEGVKKITKLEAECQRLRGLVRKKLPGPAALAQMKLEVESLGREYGDTRVRKSPSRPPTPHMLSVPDFSLDNALKFQKENEFLTERMLAMEEETKMLKEALAKRNSELQTSRSMCAKTASKLQNLEAQLQNGNHQRSSPKSVVQYTADGFSCQNTSHPPSLTSMSEDGNEDGQSCADSLSIAATSDISQFREKRNEKLSKTESGSHLGLMDDFLEMEKLACQSNEPNEAILASDSSNFKASEVVHQESNGIQSEQLLVSSPSTDVVSSSVDLSTECTDSDGLPLLKLRSRISMIFESISKDADTGKILEDIKCIVQDAHDALQQPTISCLSCVSEVQSPDTTCDRQANPDDAGLGVEREIALSKLATHNQPMSQELEAAITQIHEFVMFLGKEASRVHDTVSPDGNGLGQKVEEFSATFSKIVHANTSLVDFVIILSHVLSEASELRFSFIGCKDSDGDTNSPDCIDKVALPEHKVVQNDSLDERYTNGCSHISSPTSDLEVPYDGNLVSSYESNSRLPKISSEDIEELKLAKENLSKDLARSTEDLEATKRKLQETEQLLAESRSQLAFAQKSNSLSETQLKCMAESYRSLEARAEDLETELNLLRAKSEALENDLQDEKRNHHEALSKCQELQEQLERNEVCAMCSSAIDADPQKSQEIELTAAAEKLAECQETIFLLSKQLKSLRPQPDFAGSPFSERSHRGEEFTEDEPSKSGTNLLDLDRSEMDTATSTMTPIIGAESPCSASDGEGGSFLRSPINSKQPKHRPTKSSSSSSSSAPTPEKQTRGFSRFFSSKGKNSH, encoded by the exons ATGCAGCCTGGAATGGACCGACGAGGTTGGCCCTGGAAGAAGAAATCATCTGAGAAGACAGCAGAGAAGGCTAATGCATCAGAGTCGGCTGGAAGTCAGGGTGATCAG GATGGCTTTAAAAAGCCAAGTTATGTACAAATCTCTGTTGAGTCGTATTCACATCTTACTGGTTTGGAGGATCAAGTAAAAACACGCGATCAACAAATCCAGACACTGGAGGATGAGATTAAAGAGCTCAATGAGAAACTGTCAGCTGCACAGTCAGAGATGACTACAAAGGACAACCTAGTGAAACAGCATGCTAAAGTTGCTGAAGAAGCTGTTTCAG GTTGGGAGAAAGCTGAAGCAGAAGCTCTGGCATTAAAAAACCATTTAGAGACTGTGACACTGTCCAAGCTCACTGCTGAAGATCGGGCATCACATTTGGATGGTGCTCTGAAGGAATGCATGAGACAGAtaagaaatttgaaagaagaacatgaacataaattgcAAGACGTTATTTTCACCAAGACTAAGCAGTGGGACAAAGTTAAACTTGAGTTGGAATCGAAAATGGCAGACTTAGACCAAGAACTTCTTAGGTCTGCTGCTGAGAGTGCTGCACTTTCAAGGTCATTACAAGAACGTTCCAACATGCTTATTAAAATAAGTGAAGAAAAGTCACAAGCTGAGGCTGAGATTGAGTTGCTGAAGGGCAACATTGAATCTTGTGAAAGAGAAATAAATTCACTTAAATATGAATTACATATAGTTTCCAAGGAGCTAGAAATTCGTAATGAAGAAAAGAATATGAGTATGAGGTCTGCTGAAGCAGTCAACAAGCAACACCTGGAAGGTgtcaagaaaataacaaaactgGAAGCAGAATGTCAAAGATTACGCGGTCTTGTCCGGAAGAAATTGCCCGGTCCTGCTGCACTTGCTCAAATGAAGCTAGAGGTTGAAAGTTTAGGCAGGGAATATGGAGACACTCGAGTAAGGAAGTCACCTAGTAGGCCTCCAACTCCACATATGTTATCTGTGCCTGACTTTTCCCTTGATAATGCACTAAAATTCCAAAAGGAGAATGAGTTCCTCACAGAACGAATGTTAGCCATGGAGGAGGAAACAAAGATGCTTAAAGAGGCTTTGGCAAAGCGTAATAGTGAATTGCAGACTTCCAGGAGTATGTGTGCCAAGACAGCTAGTAAGCTTCAAAATTTGGAGGCACAACTCCAAAATGGCAATCACCAAAGAAGCTCCCCAAAGTCTGTTGTTCAGTACACTGCCGATGGCTTTTCATGCCAAAACACCAGCCATCCTCCCAGCTTGACTTCTATGTCTGAAGATGGAAATGAGGATGGCCAGAGTTGTGCAGATTCTTTATCCATAGCGGCAACCTCTGACATTTCCCAATTCAGGGAGAAGAGAAATGAGAAATTAAGTAAAACTGAAAGTGGAAGTCACTTGGGGCTCATGGATGATTTTCTGGAAATGGAAAAATTGGCATGCCAATCAAATGAGCCAAACGAAGCCATCCTTGCTTCAGATAGTTCAAACTTTAAGGCCTCTGAAGTTGTGCACCAGGAGTCCAATGGTATCCAGTCGGAACAGCTTCTAGTTTCAAGTCCATCTACAGATGTTGTATCTTCTAGTGTCGATCTGTCAACAGAGTGCACTGATTCCGATGGATTGCCTCTGTTGAAACTCCGATCAAGAATATCTATGATTTTTGAGTCTATTTCAAAGGATGCGGATACTGGGAAAATTTTGGAGGATATTAAATGCATTGTGCAGGATGCTCATGATGCACTTCAGCAACCCACAATCAGTTGTTTGAGTTGTGTTTCTGAAGTGCAATCCCCTGATACGACATGTGACAGGCAAGCCAATCCTGATGATGCTGGGTTAGGAGTAGAAAGAGAAATTGCTTTATCCAAGCTTGCTACACACAATCAGCCTATGAGCCAAGAGCTGGAAGCTGCCATCACACAAATTCATGAATTCGTTATGTTCCTTGGGAAAGAAGCTTCCAGAGTTCATGATACAGTATCTCCAGATGGGAATGGACTGGGTCAAAAAGTTGAGGAATTCTCAGCCACTTTTAGTAAAATTGTGCATGCAAACACTAGTTTGGTGGACTTTGTTATTATTCTGTCTCATGTTTTATCTGAAGCCAGTGAGCTCAGATTTAGTTTCATTGGATGCAAGGATTCTGATGGAGATACTAATAGTCCTGATTGCATTGATAAGGTTGCTTTACCAGAGCACAAGGTTGTCCAAAATGACTCACTGGACGAAAGATATACAAACGGTTGTTCCCATATTTCTAGTCCAACTTCTGATCTAGAAGTTCCTTATGATGGAAATCTAGTCTCCAGCTATGAATCAAATTCCAGATTACCCAAAATCTCATCAGAGGACATTGAAGAGCTAAAATTAGCCAAGGAGAACCTGTCAAAGGACCTAGCAAGATCTACGGAGGATCTTGAGGCAACAAAACGTAAACTGCAGGAAACAGAGCAGCTGCTAGCAGAATCTAGATCACAGTTGGCTTTTGCTCAAAAGTCAAACAGCTTATCCGAAACACAGCTGAAATGTATGGCAGAGTCATACAGGTCACTTGAAGCACGTGCAGAGGATTTGGAAACTGAACTAAATCTTTTACGAGCTAAATCTGAAGCTTTGGAGAATGATCTTCAAGATGAGAAGAGGAATCATCACGAAGCTTTGTCCAAGTGCCAGGAGCTGCAAGAGCAACTAGAAAG GAATGAGGTTTGCGCTATGTGTTCTTCAGCTATTGATGCTGATCCCCAGAAGAGCCAG GAGATAGAGTTGACTGCTGCTGCAGAGAAGTTGGCAGAATGTCAAgaaacaatttttcttcttagCAAGCAGTTGAAATCTCTGCGACCCCAACCGGATTTTGCTGGATCTCCATTCAGCGAGAGAAGTCATAGAGGTGAAGAGTTTACGGAGGATGAACCATCTAAAAGTGGCACCAATCTTCTGGACCTCGATCGGTCTGAAATGGATACTGCCACTTCTACGATGACGCCCATTATTGGTGCAGAATCCCCTTGTAGTGCTTCTGATGGCGAAGGAGGAAGCTTCTTGAGATCACCTATCAATTCAAAACAACCAAAACACAGACCAACCAAGTCAAGCtcctcttcctcctcctctGCTCCAACTCCAGAGAAACAAACTCGAGGCTTTAGTCGATTCTTCTCCTCGAAAGGAAAGAACAGTCATTAG
- the LOC120085555 gene encoding filament-like plant protein 4 isoform X2 — MDRRGWPWKKKSSEKTAEKANASESAGSQGDQDGFKKPSYVQISVESYSHLTGLEDQVKTRDQQIQTLEDEIKELNEKLSAAQSEMTTKDNLVKQHAKVAEEAVSGWEKAEAEALALKNHLETVTLSKLTAEDRASHLDGALKECMRQIRNLKEEHEHKLQDVIFTKTKQWDKVKLELESKMADLDQELLRSAAESAALSRSLQERSNMLIKISEEKSQAEAEIELLKGNIESCEREINSLKYELHIVSKELEIRNEEKNMSMRSAEAVNKQHLEGVKKITKLEAECQRLRGLVRKKLPGPAALAQMKLEVESLGREYGDTRVRKSPSRPPTPHMLSVPDFSLDNALKFQKENEFLTERMLAMEEETKMLKEALAKRNSELQTSRSMCAKTASKLQNLEAQLQNGNHQRSSPKSVVQYTADGFSCQNTSHPPSLTSMSEDGNEDGQSCADSLSIAATSDISQFREKRNEKLSKTESGSHLGLMDDFLEMEKLACQSNEPNEAILASDSSNFKASEVVHQESNGIQSEQLLVSSPSTDVVSSSVDLSTECTDSDGLPLLKLRSRISMIFESISKDADTGKILEDIKCIVQDAHDALQQPTISCLSCVSEVQSPDTTCDRQANPDDAGLGVEREIALSKLATHNQPMSQELEAAITQIHEFVMFLGKEASRVHDTVSPDGNGLGQKVEEFSATFSKIVHANTSLVDFVIILSHVLSEASELRFSFIGCKDSDGDTNSPDCIDKVALPEHKVVQNDSLDERYTNGCSHISSPTSDLEVPYDGNLVSSYESNSRLPKISSEDIEELKLAKENLSKDLARSTEDLEATKRKLQETEQLLAESRSQLAFAQKSNSLSETQLKCMAESYRSLEARAEDLETELNLLRAKSEALENDLQDEKRNHHEALSKCQELQEQLERNEVCAMCSSAIDADPQKSQEIELTAAAEKLAECQETIFLLSKQLKSLRPQPDFAGSPFSERSHRGEEFTEDEPSKSGTNLLDLDRSEMDTATSTMTPIIGAESPCSASDGEGGSFLRSPINSKQPKHRPTKSSSSSSSSAPTPEKQTRGFSRFFSSKGKNSH; from the exons ATGGACCGACGAGGTTGGCCCTGGAAGAAGAAATCATCTGAGAAGACAGCAGAGAAGGCTAATGCATCAGAGTCGGCTGGAAGTCAGGGTGATCAG GATGGCTTTAAAAAGCCAAGTTATGTACAAATCTCTGTTGAGTCGTATTCACATCTTACTGGTTTGGAGGATCAAGTAAAAACACGCGATCAACAAATCCAGACACTGGAGGATGAGATTAAAGAGCTCAATGAGAAACTGTCAGCTGCACAGTCAGAGATGACTACAAAGGACAACCTAGTGAAACAGCATGCTAAAGTTGCTGAAGAAGCTGTTTCAG GTTGGGAGAAAGCTGAAGCAGAAGCTCTGGCATTAAAAAACCATTTAGAGACTGTGACACTGTCCAAGCTCACTGCTGAAGATCGGGCATCACATTTGGATGGTGCTCTGAAGGAATGCATGAGACAGAtaagaaatttgaaagaagaacatgaacataaattgcAAGACGTTATTTTCACCAAGACTAAGCAGTGGGACAAAGTTAAACTTGAGTTGGAATCGAAAATGGCAGACTTAGACCAAGAACTTCTTAGGTCTGCTGCTGAGAGTGCTGCACTTTCAAGGTCATTACAAGAACGTTCCAACATGCTTATTAAAATAAGTGAAGAAAAGTCACAAGCTGAGGCTGAGATTGAGTTGCTGAAGGGCAACATTGAATCTTGTGAAAGAGAAATAAATTCACTTAAATATGAATTACATATAGTTTCCAAGGAGCTAGAAATTCGTAATGAAGAAAAGAATATGAGTATGAGGTCTGCTGAAGCAGTCAACAAGCAACACCTGGAAGGTgtcaagaaaataacaaaactgGAAGCAGAATGTCAAAGATTACGCGGTCTTGTCCGGAAGAAATTGCCCGGTCCTGCTGCACTTGCTCAAATGAAGCTAGAGGTTGAAAGTTTAGGCAGGGAATATGGAGACACTCGAGTAAGGAAGTCACCTAGTAGGCCTCCAACTCCACATATGTTATCTGTGCCTGACTTTTCCCTTGATAATGCACTAAAATTCCAAAAGGAGAATGAGTTCCTCACAGAACGAATGTTAGCCATGGAGGAGGAAACAAAGATGCTTAAAGAGGCTTTGGCAAAGCGTAATAGTGAATTGCAGACTTCCAGGAGTATGTGTGCCAAGACAGCTAGTAAGCTTCAAAATTTGGAGGCACAACTCCAAAATGGCAATCACCAAAGAAGCTCCCCAAAGTCTGTTGTTCAGTACACTGCCGATGGCTTTTCATGCCAAAACACCAGCCATCCTCCCAGCTTGACTTCTATGTCTGAAGATGGAAATGAGGATGGCCAGAGTTGTGCAGATTCTTTATCCATAGCGGCAACCTCTGACATTTCCCAATTCAGGGAGAAGAGAAATGAGAAATTAAGTAAAACTGAAAGTGGAAGTCACTTGGGGCTCATGGATGATTTTCTGGAAATGGAAAAATTGGCATGCCAATCAAATGAGCCAAACGAAGCCATCCTTGCTTCAGATAGTTCAAACTTTAAGGCCTCTGAAGTTGTGCACCAGGAGTCCAATGGTATCCAGTCGGAACAGCTTCTAGTTTCAAGTCCATCTACAGATGTTGTATCTTCTAGTGTCGATCTGTCAACAGAGTGCACTGATTCCGATGGATTGCCTCTGTTGAAACTCCGATCAAGAATATCTATGATTTTTGAGTCTATTTCAAAGGATGCGGATACTGGGAAAATTTTGGAGGATATTAAATGCATTGTGCAGGATGCTCATGATGCACTTCAGCAACCCACAATCAGTTGTTTGAGTTGTGTTTCTGAAGTGCAATCCCCTGATACGACATGTGACAGGCAAGCCAATCCTGATGATGCTGGGTTAGGAGTAGAAAGAGAAATTGCTTTATCCAAGCTTGCTACACACAATCAGCCTATGAGCCAAGAGCTGGAAGCTGCCATCACACAAATTCATGAATTCGTTATGTTCCTTGGGAAAGAAGCTTCCAGAGTTCATGATACAGTATCTCCAGATGGGAATGGACTGGGTCAAAAAGTTGAGGAATTCTCAGCCACTTTTAGTAAAATTGTGCATGCAAACACTAGTTTGGTGGACTTTGTTATTATTCTGTCTCATGTTTTATCTGAAGCCAGTGAGCTCAGATTTAGTTTCATTGGATGCAAGGATTCTGATGGAGATACTAATAGTCCTGATTGCATTGATAAGGTTGCTTTACCAGAGCACAAGGTTGTCCAAAATGACTCACTGGACGAAAGATATACAAACGGTTGTTCCCATATTTCTAGTCCAACTTCTGATCTAGAAGTTCCTTATGATGGAAATCTAGTCTCCAGCTATGAATCAAATTCCAGATTACCCAAAATCTCATCAGAGGACATTGAAGAGCTAAAATTAGCCAAGGAGAACCTGTCAAAGGACCTAGCAAGATCTACGGAGGATCTTGAGGCAACAAAACGTAAACTGCAGGAAACAGAGCAGCTGCTAGCAGAATCTAGATCACAGTTGGCTTTTGCTCAAAAGTCAAACAGCTTATCCGAAACACAGCTGAAATGTATGGCAGAGTCATACAGGTCACTTGAAGCACGTGCAGAGGATTTGGAAACTGAACTAAATCTTTTACGAGCTAAATCTGAAGCTTTGGAGAATGATCTTCAAGATGAGAAGAGGAATCATCACGAAGCTTTGTCCAAGTGCCAGGAGCTGCAAGAGCAACTAGAAAG GAATGAGGTTTGCGCTATGTGTTCTTCAGCTATTGATGCTGATCCCCAGAAGAGCCAG GAGATAGAGTTGACTGCTGCTGCAGAGAAGTTGGCAGAATGTCAAgaaacaatttttcttcttagCAAGCAGTTGAAATCTCTGCGACCCCAACCGGATTTTGCTGGATCTCCATTCAGCGAGAGAAGTCATAGAGGTGAAGAGTTTACGGAGGATGAACCATCTAAAAGTGGCACCAATCTTCTGGACCTCGATCGGTCTGAAATGGATACTGCCACTTCTACGATGACGCCCATTATTGGTGCAGAATCCCCTTGTAGTGCTTCTGATGGCGAAGGAGGAAGCTTCTTGAGATCACCTATCAATTCAAAACAACCAAAACACAGACCAACCAAGTCAAGCtcctcttcctcctcctctGCTCCAACTCCAGAGAAACAAACTCGAGGCTTTAGTCGATTCTTCTCCTCGAAAGGAAAGAACAGTCATTAG